The nucleotide sequence ATCTGTTGTTTCTTCCTTCAGAGACTCTCGCTGATTGCCAGCGTAAACTAAAATCCTACCTGAGGAAGAAGTTTCAGCATTCGTATGAGCAAGACACAAAATCTGGAAAGCAGATATTGATGAATGACATCAACACTGAGCTCTATATAATGGAGGAAAAGTCTCAAAAGGTCAACGTGACACAGGGGATTAGCCAAACTGCAGCATCATCCAGCAAAACAGTTAATCTGGAACAGACCATCAGTATAGAAGACTTCTTTAAACCCTTCCCTGGTCAAGATGAATCAGTCAGAACATTAATGACAAAAGGAGTGTCTGGtattgggaaaacagtcttgACACAGAAGTTTgctctggactgggctgaagacaacGTCGACAACAATATACAGCTCCTGTTTCCATTCACTTTCCGAGAGTTGAATTTGcttaaagacagaaaatacagcTGGGTGGAACTTCTCCATCACTTCTTTGCTGATACCAAAGAAGTAGAAAACTTTGATAAACTCCagattgtatttatatttgatggTCTGGATGAGTTTCAACTTTCTCTTGACTTCCACAATAACGAAATCCTGACTGATGTCACTGAGTCAgcctcagtggatgtgctgctaACAAACCTCATCATGGGGAAGTTGTTTCCTTCTGCTCATCTCTGGATAACAACAACACCTGAGGCAGCCAGTCAAATCCCTCCAGAGTACATTCACATGGTGACAGAGATGAGAGGGTTCACGGATTcagagaaggaggagtacttcaggaagagattcagaaATAAGGAGCTGACCAGCAGAACTCTCACCCACATCAGGGCTTCACGAAGCCTCCAGatcatgtgccacatcccaTTTTTCTGCCTGATCACTGCTTcagttctggaggatgtgttgaaaacCAGTGACAAAGGggagctgcccaagaccctgactgagatgtacacACACTTCCTCGTGGTTCAGTCCAAACTAGCAAATGTCAAATACAACgaaggagctgagacagatccaccCTGGAACACCAAGACCAGCAAGATGATTCTTGCCCtaggaaaactggcttttgagcagctccagaaaggcaacctgataTTCTGTGAAGCAGATCTTTTAGACAGTGGCATTGATATTAGAGCAGCCTCGGTGTACTCAGAAGTTttcacacagatctttaaaAAGGAGCGTGGGATAAACCAGGATCAACTTTTCTGCTTTGTCCATTTAAGCTGTCAGGTGTTTCTGGCTGCTGCTCATGTCATTGTGTCATTCATCAACTCTGGTGTCAACCTCTTGTCGGAAGAACAATCAACCTTCCTCATCACAGACAGATCTGCAGTAAAACATCTCTACCAGAGTGCAGTCGACAAGGCTTTACAGAGTCCTAATGGACACTTGGACTTGTTCCTTCGCTTCCTCATGGGCCTCTCATTGCAGACCAATCAAGCACTTCTTCAAGACCTACTGAAACAGTCAGGAAGTAGCTTACAAAGCAATCAAGAAACAGTCCAGTACATCAAAAAGAAAATCGAGGAGAATCCCTCTCCAGAGAGATGCATCAATCTGTTTCACTCTCTAAATGAGCTGAACCATCATTCTctagtggaggagatccaacagtACGTGAGTTCAAGAAGTCTCTCCACATACAAACCCTCTCCTGCTCAatggtcagctctggtctttATCCTACTATCATCAGAGAGTGAGTTGGacgtgtttgacctgaagaaattCTCAGCTTCAGAGGAAGGTCTTCTGAGGTTTCTGCCAGTGGTTCAAGCCTCCAGTGTATCTCTGTGGGTGCACAAGTTACTGTACATATTAAACACTGTGGATGTTATATTTTGAGGTTCTTGTTCATTCTTTGTCTGGCTATGACATTTTCAGGCTAAGTGGCTGTATGCTGTCTGGGAGAAGCTGTAAAGCTCTGGCCCTTGTTCTCAGTTCCCAGTCCTCTAATCTGAGAGAGCTAGACCTGAGTTACAACAGCTTGAAGAATCTAGGAGTCCAGGAGCTTATAGGTGGCTTGAAGAATCCACaatgtaaattgaaaactctcaGGTCAGCATGCTTTATTTAAGCATTGTTTAATATCACTTTGATTccattttacatatttgtgtttatttctattGCCTACCCTTTTTTCTACTGAAGCAATGGAAATCTTACTTCTAATGAATGTGCTCATACATTATGGACTTTTTAGGCATGATAGCAATGTGGCTCCAGTGATAGCGAGGTTGGTCCACCACACTGGTCCACATTGAAATATCTGGAATATggtattggatggattgtcatgaaatatGCCACACTACAGGTCCTCAGAGGAGGAATCCTGATGATTATTGTGAAACCCCTGGCTTTTCATCTCGAGCCACTAGCAGGTCAACATTTTTagttatccagtgaaatatttcaacatatcCTGGATGGATTAGCGCAGTTTGGTAAAGACATTCAGGGTTCCCAAATGATCTATCTTGATGACTTTGTTGAACCTTTCCTTTAGTGCCAAACTTTTGGTTCAgcttgaaatatctcaacaactatcaaatagattgccatgaaatttggtacagccATCCATGTTCCCTACAGTCTCAATTGTAATAAATTTAGTTATCTCTTGACCTCAgttagtgccatcatcaggtcaaaattgcAATGTGTCCAAAATGTTATATATACACAGCAAATGCTGCCCTTTCACTCCTCATGTGCTAATGTTCAAActtattaaaataaagataGAAAGAATAGAAGAAATtggaaattataaaaaaaatatatgtaaaggAACATTTACCACTATGAGGGAATCGAAATTCTGTCAGACTACATTTAATCAAAaactatttttacagtatttgttcATCCTCATTATTTATTCTTCTTTAGACTGATTGGCTGTGATCTGCTATCTGTTAGCTGTGAAGTTTTGTCTTCAGCCCTCAGTTACCAGTCCTCGAGTCTTAGAGAGTTGGATTTGACTAACAACACACTGAGTGactcaggagtgaagctgctctCAACTGGATTGCAGAGTCCACACTGCAGACTTGAAATTCTCAGGTCAGCCAGCTGTATGACTAACCAAACCCAAACCCATTTAAAAAGTTTCTTAACACCAATTGAAAATCTCATTTTTGCCAACACAGACACCTAGATTCTGTATCATTTAATAGAAACCCAGAGTTTTCAAACTTGATGTTTGTCTTAaccatttattcttttttaggTTGATTGGTTGTGCGCTGACGTGGAAAAGCTGTGATGATGTGGCCTTTTTTCTTAGTTCCCCATCCTCCAGTCTGAGACAGCTTGACCTGTGTATAAATAACCTGCAGGATGTAGGAGTGATAGTGCTCAGTGCTGGACTGGAGAGCCCACATTGTAAACTtgaaactctcaggtcagatGGTTTTTGCATTATTTCAGTTACACTAATATAACAGCTTCTGGCACTTCAGATGAGAAATTTTACCTATAAGTGCCACCACATAGGTATGCGTACAAAGAAGTTTATTCGACTGACTGGAGTTTGGAGTGTGCTACCAGAATAATTATGAACTTTTACATAGTTTGATTAGGATTAGAGATTTCTCAAGTTATTCCCCTAGGATCAGTATCAGGACCAATCCGGGCATGTTTTAAAGAATCGTATCAGCTAAAATGAAGCCAATCAAATGACAACTGGTTGGGTAAATACATAGATTCAAAGGGTAGCAGTGTATCAAACATTCAGCTTGCCggttaaaatgacaaacgtTGACGGCgtcagattttatcagctgtcgCTAGTTAAATTTAATTCTGTGAGTAACTTGTTCACAGGCCAAAATTAAACTTGGCTGTGTCAGTTTGTGAGTTCACTGCAAGCTAGTGTCTCAGCCAATGATCATTTATGAAGCCAGAACCTCAACTGTGTAACGCTGCTGTTCAATTGTGAGTGTTTCTGTGGTTTCAAAAACTCACAGTGATACGTCTTATCTAGAGGATTGTGTCATGTCAATTTCAGGAGTCGCATTCTCCAGTTCCACTTTCATTTACATCATATCAATAATTTTAGCTGATCAACtgaaaggataggttcacagtttttcaagcctgtcttaaaacaatggtcaggtgcccatatatcattgaaacagatttttcttgctgtaattcaTTCCTTTCTCATtgctcttgttcatactggttgTTTGAAGATCCCTCACTTATGCGCTTttagtgtaagtgatggagaaCAAAATTTACAGTTCTTGTTTTGTATAAAGATGTATTCCAAAGTTTGTATGAAGCTAAAATGAGGTTTGAGTTAGGCAAGTCAAGTGGGTATCCTCCAAAGTAATGGTCTTTTTAGTGCAAagttccttctttttgttactgtccttccactgaagctcaacagggaaacactgtccaaggaaacaaaaaaagagaattttgCTCTAAAAATACtataactttggaagatatctacttgatctgactaactcagactgctgaaatcttagcttcagataaactgttaaatatatttttacacaaaacaaggactgtagattttgcaggttaggaagggatctttaaatagTCAATATGAAGGAGGACTGATAACAGTGAGctaaacctatttcaatgttcatttgggcacctgactgttgttttaagacagacttgaaaaactatTAACTTGCCCTTTAATAGTTTTCTTACAGCTCTTGAGTATTTGGATTAAGtagcttgtgaaaaatgtgagcCAAAGTCAGAAGGCTGCACCTGTTATTTCAATGTGACAGATACATATTAAAGTGACATTGAATATCTTCtgctgctatgtaaataaaggATCAGATGTGGTATGGACAAATATCCAATATTAAAGGACTCAGATCCAGATCGGGGCCAGAAATGATTGAGACATCCTAAATTAgcatcaattatttttttaaatatcacaagttaattaattaaaattgaGTTTAAACTATGAGTTATAAAACTCCCCCaaaaatttaatgaaaaaagaTAATTACATTTACAGATGAATAATTCTATTTGTTGACGATGTCTTTAACTGAATGAATTTATTGAACTCTCAAATGGAAttgcacatttttgtttttcattaagaatttgaaattttacattacatgtcaCAATAAAGTTGTCTTCTGCTTTAAAATTTAGAGTTTCATGTCATGATCACTTTACTTTTAAAGATAACTCAGTAATTTAAAGATGTGTAAGCAGTACATGACCTAAAAAAGTCCATCTTTATACTCTTTGAATTGAGTGTGACAAGAGATgaatgtttatatttgttttataattaattCTTCCTCAGGCTACGTGGTTGTAACCTGTCAGAAAAAAGCTGTGAAGCTATGGTCTCAGTTCTCTCTTCCCAGACCTCCAGCTTGAAAGAGTTGGACTTGAGTAACAACAGtttgcaggattcaggagtgaagttCCTCTCTGCTGGACTGGACAGTCCACACTGTAacctggaaactctcaggtcagctGAGTGGCATATTTGGTATCTTTAGAGATAATGGTATCTTTTAAGGAATTTAAAATCAAAGTTTAACAATTAATGGCCACACAACATGACCTTGTGTTTGCTTTGTCATGCACATTGATTCTTCCTCAGGCTGAGTGGCTGTAAGCTGTTGGAGAGAAACTGTGAAGCTCTGGCCTCAGGTCTCAGCTCCCAGACCTCTAGTCTGAGAGAAGTGGATATGAGTAACAATgacctgcaggattcaggagtgaagctgctctCTGCCGGACTTGAGAGTCCTAAATGTAGACTGAAAACTCTCAGGTCAGAACAAATGCTCATCTAGATGCTCCTTCACAGACACTTTCACATAATTGACAAGATTCTAAACCTGTGTGGGATCTCACAGTGACTTGAAACCAGTTGTTGCAATGATTGTTGGCAATACCTCTTAAtccatttaataataattaacttcATAGTTAGAACAATAAATAATCAAGTATGCATCAATGTTTGCAGGTTGTCAGGCTGTCAggtcacagaggaaggctgtgcttctctggccttAGCTCTGaactccaacccctcccatctgagagagctggacttgagctacaatcatccagggGACTCAGGAGAGACGCTCCTCTCTGCTGGACTGCGGAatccacactggagactggacaCCCTCAGGCATGGCTCATAGACAGCAGAGTGCTTACACTCAGTAGATCATCAGTGGTAGTGAAATATTTAAGGATAATTCTCATTACAACAATGTGGGTCTTGGGcttaaaaacaattttagaTTAGAAAAAAAGAGTGGAAACCACTTATCAAACTTTTAAGGAGAAAACTGTGGTGAGTACAATATTATCACAAgtgatacagtataaatgtcaactataactaaataaaactactaaaataagacccaagttatAATGCTAAAGTTTAGCATAGATTGTGGATAATAATTCCTAATGAAGGATATTTCATGCTCCTACTTTCACAGTCAAAAAGAATATGATTTTCTgactatttttattctttcagaGTGGACCATGGTGGAATGCAGAGGTTAAAATCTGGTCTGTGGAAGtgtaagtattttattttattactgaGAACAAAGCAGCTTCCATGTTGTATGGATCCACCCTAAAAATGTACAATGTGAATACTTTGCATATACACATATGATGCACAGTATTTACATTGTCTCACATGACAATGTAATGACTCATGAATGACTCACATGCAGAGTATTCATAGAATATTAATATAGTTATTATAACTGCCAAGTTGTTAGTGAATCAACAACCGCTGACCATAACAAGTATACTTCTCCTTTAATGATTCTTATTCTGTCCATCAGATGCCTGTGAACTCACACTGGACCCAAATACAGTACACAGAAGACTCATCCTGTCTGAGAACAACAGACAGGTGAAATATGTGGAGGAGGAACAGCCATATCGATAtcacccagacagatttgaTTCCTTCAAACAGCTATTGTGTAGTGACGgtctgactggtcgctgttactgggaaGTTCTAGcgaataacatattttatgTGGCAGTGGCTTACAGAGGAATCAGCAGAAGAGGAAATGGTAATGAATGCAAGTTTGGAGGGAATGACAAGTCCTGGAGTCTATACTGCCAAAATGGTTGTCACTCTGTTTGGCAcaataacacagaaacacatttaagtaCCCCTAAAGATGACACcaacagagtagcagtgtatcTGGACTGGCCTGCTGGCACtgtgtccttctacagagtctcgTCTGACACTCTCACTCACCTCTACACCTTCTACTCCAGATTCACAGAACCCCTCTACCCTGGCTTTGGTTTTGAGATTAGGCGTGGATGTGGATTGAAAATATGGGGGATTGGTTCCTCAGTATCTCTGCGTCAGACAGACGACGAACAACTTGGGTCAGACATCTTCACAGAATCCAGTGGCCATTACGCGTGTAGTTTCACTTTCTTTGGAGCCGCCAAACTTCCAGATTAGAGAAGCTCTTAGTTGATAAAATTGTTGATATGCTCTTTTAGGTTGCCTCAGTTATTACAGTGTGCTCATAGCAATAAGCTTTATCAGCAGcaattttacatacatacatcataCAAGTTGCCCAACCATCACAATTTTGGGGCTGGTTGAGGCTATACCTTGCCTATTAGCTCCCTAATAGAGTTGCAAAGTGGAAGGAGCTATTTCAGGCGCCCCTGGCTTAGAgaatataacattcatttttcccatagacaaCGTTATGCGAGTCACAATTTGAGCACTCCTCCGGCTTGGATTGGCATGAAACTCCCCCACTCAAaccatcagtacaaaagatgaacaactgcatTATAAAAACATCTGGTTCTTTAATAAAAAGCTGAAAGTCCAAGACTGTGTACATAAATTGGGGTGGAAGTTAACTACAGCTCTAAAGGTGTAATTAGTAACGCAGTCAGCCCTATGTTCCCTCATTAATGTTTTTCCCCATCTAAATTAGGTCCTATGTTACCTCAGCCCCGTGTTCCCTCAGCATCAGAGCCAGTCCTTCCATAATGCACATAACATGCCGTTGGGATTCCCAGAAGGGCGGTGTTAGGGGTAGGGAACATAGGCATAGAGACAGCCAATCACTGAACTTAAAATTCTTCAGGTGTGCTACTAACGGTGGGCGGAAGTTTGGTtaagttttaattaaaactgaaatgaagcaTTTTAAATTCATCACACTCTGATTAatgcctctgactggcttcttctccatggCAATGGTGGGTATTCTTAGCTTTCAGCCATGCCAAtatcacagacaaaacatgaattctcagaaaaacagttgaaataattgaaactggtggTCATAATATCTCTATGGGATCGTTACATTATCAGGGAGAGTCCTGAGTTCTTATATTAAGTAATATTGAGGAGATTGTTTAAAGTAAaatttgaaatgggaatacagaatgggGAAAAACACTTCTGGAACCAATGGCATCTCCCACTTCGCAACTCTATGAAATTGTGTATCCTTGACACCTAACAAACATGTAGAGTCCATTTACTTCCTCATAAAGCTTACTATAAGGAGCCTGTGTATGTAGGCTCCGTAACTCTCCTTAACAATGTAACTACACGTCAGGGTTTCAATGGCTACAGGGATACTATGAGCGGATAAAAGTTAGCCATGGCTAACTTTGTCTGACCATTGTTTTAAGCTGGGCTTTATattgggtttatcagagcttttgtGTGGAAACATCTGGAAATTAGGTTGATGAGAACTTGTCGGCCTGAAAACCAAAAACGATCCAAAGAAGACTGGTATACTAcgtaaagctgaggggaactgcagagttaaGGTGaaacttctgtatttttcaacctggaccctattttctcatcattttgtgtctaagtggtTAATGGGAgcaacagtttttgaaattggtccagtattgagagAGAGCACTTCAGCCGGCAGCTGcgaaacaggctgcaatgtaatcctttggaGCAATTAAGCCCTGTCAGTGTATGTCCtctaaaagtgtttttgctactgacaggctcagattgttattatacgtgtctgacaacattatggaaaggaccatacagagaaataaaccgttgttgtgtctaaccaagtcttgctcaaggagaagtcttgttctgaaatctgagagtcatggctgaatatttagctgctTTCATATATTCATCTAATCCATtgataatgtaaaaaaagatATTGACTAGCGCAGCATTAAAGCAGctatattgatattttttacaatgtatcagaatcagaatcagcaagctgaacaaagataattaaacataaacatatcacTATTATATACAAGCACATGTGTGAGAAATAGTTACATACATGTAGAAACAACAAGTGGAGGACAACATACAATGTCTATATACAtgtgaaactgtttctgtgaaGTATAAATAGGATACAGTAAAGTAGTGCAAAGTAAAGAAAGAATGTAAAGAATGCACTGTCTGCTGAGATAAATATTGACTGGAGTGCTGGAATAAATATTTAATGGGTAAAAAAGTGATAAGttactttatataaatacagtaggtgcttatgtacagtatatacagcctgcccaaatatatatcaataaatGATGTATATatgttattgcacattttgtatttttaactaaaacaaatatatatcaTTGGTAGGTACAATGGatgttatttgtgttaaaaagacaatgtgtaatgtgagaggcaTTGCTCATAGTGATGACCCTACAGAGAATTATGAGTGACTTTGCAGCTCCCCTTGGCTTTAAAGAGTTTTATAATgagttttagctcattgtttagtTGTCTGTCGTGCAACTGTATTGTtgtggttcactctcactgctctcatagcaaagtttttggctgcagcaggcagctgttttcagcccagatatttccctcaggagttggtaaagacaaaaacagagctaaaagagagtgaatattggacttacattcaccacGTGTCCAGAGACACAACTCATAGTGAATGATAAtattgctctgtaactgctggacgTATAAATTAGCATCTGTTTGCTTACAAGTTCAACATAAAAGGAGATTATAGGCCAGTGTTGTGtccacaacttgtttctgctgcccccaagtggccaaacaatcagttaatgcagattTATGTAAAACATCCATGAGTTACTTCTAATGTGTCAACCCTTTATGCTTTGTTTAGACAGTAAACCATGTTGACCAGTTGCTGTTTTGAATTAATGTGAAACCAAAATGGTAAATGTTTTCAAAAGAAGCATTgtttagatatttatttatggtCATGGCTAACCTTTTTCAATTTTGCTGAAACATATTTCAAGGGAGTGTAGAAACAGTGGCCTCTTCCAGTTTCATCTTTGTAAATGAATCCAAGACCTGGATCGAGGCTCAGAGCTACTGCAGGAAGCACTACATTGACCTGGCCAGTGTGAGGAACCAAACTGAGAATGAACAGATAAAGAGCATTATAACTTCAATAGCATGGATCGGCCTCTACAGAGACTCATGGAAGTGGTCAGATGGGGGCCCCACTTCATTCACAAAATGGAACACTAATGAACCAGCTCAATCCATCATTGCTCCCTGTGTGCTTTTACATGACGGTCGATGGGAAGAAAAGAACTGTGATACTAAATTGTTCTTTGTCTGCAATATTGGTGAGCTTTGAGCTACAAATTTAAGacttattaaattatttttatattcttttaaatCAGTACTTCAGAGACACTTAACATGTAATGCTtaaaaaaactcattttaaatgtatatttccACCTTAAAAAGTGCCAATGAAGCAGCAGGTGGTGAGAGTCAAAGTAACTACAAAGGATTCCTCTGTGAACCTGGAGGATGCAACGGAAGCCATCTTGCAACAGGTAATGAGCTTAGTGTATGAagattattttgatatttagcTATTCTACTTAGCAATTCAAACACAAAAGGTTGATTGTTTAACATTCCTTCATCATCACAGGTCCAGgtgcaaaacaaaagcaagGACAAAAGatatcacaataaaaatattaaatttaattttaagttCCTTTCATATTACCCAGTGACAAAAACTAGCAAGAATCTACATGAATAAAAGGCTTGTCTTAAGTCTAGATATCTCTATATCTAactataaagcaaggaatcaactaaaggaagtgcagtgttgagtgtgaagttctcgagaaatatataaaaatacctcataaacaacgttgttctgcttcttcttctgcccgtaGAGTCAACGAgcggaaatacagacagcagcACTCTGCCATTACAATCCACACTGTAGTAGGAGGTGGGATTTACATCCGTAGTGATAATGACTTGGAAAAAGTTAAAGAGATTTAAGCTCTGCTATTGAACAGtgtactgtgaatgaaacttggcatCTATGTTGAAGACTTACTGCAGGATGTCTAAGAcacattttgaatgggcactgcaaTTCATCTAACTAAAAAGCAaagaatctctgtctgtctgtatgtctgtatgttagtctgtctgtctgtatgtttgtcctttgcatatcttgagaaccattcatccgatcaacttcacacttggcacgtgtattgctggggacccaaggacaTGCAGTGTCGAacttggtgcaatttggacacactgAGCTTCATGTCTGAGTGCAGCAGGGGCTATTAgatataaacactgtcacatcactGCAGGGcagggcttctgggctctgactcgacttcacacttggcgggtgtactgctgaggacccaaggaactgcagtgttgagtgtgaagttgtttggacacatgacatgtttaattaattttgaataaacaagcaaacagtgaGCTGCTCAGCTTCACGTCTGAGTGCAGCGGGAACTATTTGATATAAACATCGTCACATCACAGCAAGGCGGGGCTTCTAGGCTCTGACTTGCTGACTGGGACAAAGGCATGTGCCCCGCACAGTTGAACTGCCCAAGAGAGAAGAACAAgcagaggcagtaaaactagccaacTGGAGCGCAGACacatttgattggcagcagaatcaaccaaagGAAGGCTGTAAAGTGTTTCTACAGTTCAACCTCTGTTTaatctcactggtgaagtttctgactccagcatgtcagggagagacCAGAGACGAGGTGTAAcacgagtcagagaaaagttttctgaaaagagaaaagtaggcagcaaaaacagagcttttaatcaagaatggacactcttaCCCTGTGTCTAGACAAAAAGTGTAGTATTTGCTGCatgtttagcagatcagcagcgaGTGACTACACAAGAGGCATTCAGATACGTTGTTAAGCGTGGGTCACCTGCTTTTTAGAGGCACTCAGAGCCCAGTACACAATGACTGTGGGTACGTGCACAAATCGGAGCAAATACTTCCACAGGTAGTTccaaaccagtttgtctcatatgctcTGGTACTGTAGCAATTGTGAAGCACCACTACAGACAAAGAACAAATCTTCTGAGCAAATATAGTGTGagcagcatgtttagcagatcagcagcgGCAAGTGAACcgttgagcgtaggtcacccgCATTTTAGAAATGCTCAGAGCTCAATACACAATGACTATAGTTACACGtgtaaaacaaaggaaatactTTATacgggcagttcaaaaccagtttgtctcatatgctcTGAGACCAATTGTGAAAcgccactacagacaaagcacaaacctttggagcaaacatacccactcaaatccaAACTGAAGGCTCAGAAAATAGGAatgatctaagagcccaatatgatcgattcactttattttaggatgcacatttgtttatttttaaatgcagcccttattttaggatacttgaaatgagaaaagaacatttatttactattagagtACTTATCATTTATAACATCtttgtataatagaatgttagtttctttcatgttgttggtgtatatactcattcaca is from Thunnus maccoyii chromosome 18, fThuMac1.1, whole genome shotgun sequence and encodes:
- the LOC121883852 gene encoding NACHT, LRR and PYD domains-containing protein 12-like; this translates as MATSVDLLRTLENLADGDFKKFKWFLQQADVLEGFTAIQRSQLENADRLDTVDEIIETYNEKAVEVTIMVLKRIKKNALAQHLSNINSTSKETLADCQRKLKSYLRKKFQHSYEQDTKSGKQILMNDINTELYIMEEKSQKVNVTQGISQTAASSSKTVNLEQTISIEDFFKPFPGQDESVRTLMTKGVSGIGKTVLTQKFALDWAEDNVDNNIQLLFPFTFRELNLLKDRKYSWVELLHHFFADTKEVENFDKLQIVFIFDGLDEFQLSLDFHNNEILTDVTESASVDVLLTNLIMGKLFPSAHLWITTTPEAASQIPPEYIHMVTEMRGFTDSEKEEYFRKRFRNKELTSRTLTHIRASRSLQIMCHIPFFCLITASVLEDVLKTSDKGELPKTLTEMYTHFLVVQSKLANVKYNEGAETDPPWNTKTSKMILALGKLAFEQLQKGNLIFCEADLLDSGIDIRAASVYSEVFTQIFKKERGINQDQLFCFVHLSCQVFLAAAHVIVSFINSGVNLLSEEQSTFLITDRSAVKHLYQSAVDKALQSPNGHLDLFLRFLMGLSLQTNQALLQDLLKQSGSSLQSNQETVQYIKKKIEENPSPERCINLFHSLNELNHHSLVEEIQQYVSSRSLSTYKPSPAQWSALVFILLSSESELDVFDLKKFSASEEGLLRFLPVVQASSVSLLSGCMLSGRSCKALALVLSSQSSNLRELDLSYNSLKNLGVQELIGGLKNPQCKLKTLRLIGCDLLSVSCEVLSSALSYQSSSLRELDLTNNTLSDSGVKLLSTGLQSPHCRLEILRLRGCNLSEKSCEAMVSVLSSQTSSLKELDLSNNSLQDSGVKFLSAGLDSPHCNLETLRLSGCKLLERNCEALASGLSSQTSSLREVDMSNNDLQDSGVKLLSAGLESPKCRLKTLRLSGCQVTEEGCASLALALNSNPSHLRELDLSYNHPGDSGETLLSAGLRNPHWRLDTLRVDHGGMQRLKSGLWKYACELTLDPNTVHRRLILSENNRQVKYVEEEQPYRYHPDRFDSFKQLLCSDGLTGRCYWEVLANNIFYVAVAYRGISRRGNGNECKFGGNDKSWSLYCQNGCHSVWHNNTETHLSTPKDDTNRVAVYLDWPAGTVSFYRVSSDTLTHLYTFYSRFTEPLYPGFGFEIRRGCGLKIWGIGSSVSLRQTDDEQLGSDIFTESSGHYACSFTFFGAAKLPD